Proteins from one Candidatus Fusobacterium pullicola genomic window:
- a CDS encoding Cof-type HAD-IIB family hydrolase, with the protein MSYKIIFTDLDDTLLNSEKKISSVDKEAIMRAQEAGVKFVLASGRPTFAMYDLAKELELDKYGSFILSFNGSIITDCRSGENIFEASLTKEDLHLMYDFAKENNTHILTYIDDEVVSETESEYIDVEVTLTKMPHHLTKSFKETVNKPAVKCMLLEEPTYLKEVEAKLKATYGDKYSIAISKPFFLEVTKLGVDKGVALRKLVETLGLKIEESIAVGDSYNDLPMLKAAGLAACVENANEDIKKVCSFISKSNNDGGMAYLIDKLIFNK; encoded by the coding sequence TTGTCTTATAAAATTATTTTTACAGATTTAGATGATACTCTTTTAAACTCTGAAAAAAAGATATCTTCAGTTGATAAAGAAGCTATTATGAGAGCACAAGAGGCTGGAGTAAAATTTGTATTAGCTTCTGGTAGACCTACCTTTGCTATGTATGATTTAGCCAAAGAGTTAGAACTTGATAAATATGGTAGTTTTATTCTATCTTTTAATGGTTCTATCATAACTGATTGTAGAAGTGGAGAAAATATATTTGAAGCTAGCCTTACAAAAGAAGATCTACACCTAATGTATGATTTTGCTAAAGAGAATAACACTCATATTCTAACATATATAGATGATGAGGTTGTTTCTGAAACCGAGAGTGAATATATAGATGTTGAGGTTACCCTTACAAAAATGCCTCATCATCTTACTAAAAGCTTCAAAGAAACTGTCAATAAACCAGCTGTTAAATGTATGCTTTTAGAGGAGCCAACTTACTTAAAAGAGGTTGAAGCTAAACTTAAAGCTACATATGGAGATAAATATAGTATTGCTATTTCTAAACCTTTCTTCCTAGAAGTTACTAAACTTGGAGTAGATAAAGGGGTAGCTTTAAGAAAATTAGTTGAAACTTTAGGATTAAAAATTGAAGAGAGTATTGCCGTAGGAGATTCATACAATGATTTACCTATGTTAAAAGCTGCTGGATTAGCTGCTTGTGTAGAAAACGCTAATGAGGATATCAAAAAAGTTTGTTCTTTCATATCTAAATCTAACAATGATGGTGGTATGGCTTATCTAATTGATAAGTTAATTTTCAACAAATAG
- a CDS encoding TolC family protein → MRKLILSSLLSFLILGCSAIPEIERREFTKISDINIDNQNSVEKNLFITDSWWLSYNTSPTLRNIIEMTLSSNKDIKTSQLNIEKSYQAITLAKSQSGFNLNLNGSGVRQKLDEHGTTPPPFNGKIIDLGALNLQASYDLDIFNRVGALAEEAEYKSQATLLNSKWITLNISIQTAKLYYYWNYLISERENLLNQEKIIADLVSLEKEKYNIGMGVEEDYLNAQSQLRDIQSLLKQNQLNLDVTFNSLNSLSGNEHTDELKTLLNNCSNDTLAIDIPTSISSDIITHRFDVAYYLMLVHGQEKHLESAKAGFYPQFSITGQYGFEAVDFNKVLQRSSLAGFIGASVYLPIFNMGAIRANYKVAGIDLNILIEEYNQAVINAYTDINNELLKSKTMESILKEEDQNLLNDKTIWENNNQRFEIGTLSNYSYLINNLQWLQSQLDNNQKHFNFITQQLDFLNSVGGAYSLGGNNGTNK, encoded by the coding sequence ATGAGAAAACTTATACTTTCTTCTCTTTTATCCTTTCTTATCCTAGGATGCTCTGCTATTCCTGAGATTGAAAGACGAGAGTTTACAAAAATTTCAGATATCAACATTGATAATCAAAATAGTGTTGAGAAAAATCTATTTATAACAGATAGCTGGTGGTTAAGTTATAACACTTCTCCTACCCTAAGAAATATAATTGAGATGACATTAAGTTCAAACAAGGATATAAAAACATCTCAACTTAATATTGAAAAATCATATCAAGCTATTACCCTTGCTAAATCACAAAGTGGATTTAACTTAAATCTAAATGGTAGTGGTGTTAGACAAAAACTAGATGAACATGGAACAACACCTCCTCCATTTAATGGAAAAATAATAGATTTAGGAGCTTTAAACTTACAAGCTTCTTATGACCTTGATATCTTTAATAGAGTTGGAGCTTTAGCTGAAGAGGCTGAATATAAATCTCAAGCTACTCTATTGAACTCTAAGTGGATTACCTTAAATATCTCTATACAAACAGCTAAACTTTATTACTATTGGAATTATCTTATAAGTGAAAGAGAAAATTTACTAAATCAAGAAAAAATAATAGCTGACTTAGTTTCACTTGAAAAAGAAAAATACAATATTGGAATGGGGGTAGAAGAGGATTATCTAAATGCTCAAAGTCAACTAAGAGATATCCAATCATTATTAAAACAAAATCAGTTAAATCTTGATGTTACTTTCAATTCACTAAATAGCTTAAGTGGAAATGAGCATACTGATGAACTAAAAACTCTTTTAAACAACTGTAGTAATGATACTCTTGCTATTGATATTCCAACTTCTATTAGCTCAGATATTATTACTCATAGATTTGATGTTGCTTACTATCTAATGTTAGTTCATGGACAAGAAAAACACTTAGAATCTGCCAAGGCTGGTTTCTACCCTCAATTCTCTATAACTGGTCAATATGGATTTGAAGCTGTAGATTTCAATAAAGTTTTACAAAGAAGCTCTCTAGCTGGATTTATTGGAGCTAGTGTATATCTACCTATCTTTAATATGGGAGCTATCAGAGCTAACTATAAAGTTGCTGGAATAGATTTAAATATTTTAATTGAAGAGTATAATCAAGCTGTTATTAATGCCTATACAGATATTAATAATGAACTTTTAAAATCTAAAACTATGGAAAGTATCTTAAAAGAAGAGGATCAAAATCTACTAAATGATAAAACAATTTGGGAAAACAACAATCAAAGATTTGAAATTGGAACTCTTTCAAACTATAGTTACTTAATAAATAATTTACAATGGTTACAATCACAATTAGATAACAATCAAAAACATTTTAACTTTATAACTCAACAGTTAGATTTTCTTAACTCAGTTGGAGGAGCATATAGTTTAGGAGGAAATAATGGAACAAACAAATAA
- a CDS encoding HlyD family secretion protein yields the protein MEQTNKNIQAKKKIGMFLGAIAVIGAVYGGYWLLHGRNFVETDNAYINSNQNIVTSQVSGVIKAVYVEDTQNVKKGDLIAEIDDTDYKIALDEAIASLGKTVRAYSNLSSNVKVNSDSVEVKRSQYNKAKVDYDMDLKSYKAGLISKQQYETSKSNLEIAKASLNQSIKALEEAKIQADSVNIYSHPDVQQGIAGYKNAYLNYMKTKIYAPESGVVAKKAFYLGQQVAPSQQLLSIINLNDIWVDANYKETQLKNIKVGNEVEILSDINGKKYKGYVQGISGGSGSALSLLPAQNATGNWIKVVQRIPVRITLDKKSLEENGTLPIGSSVIATVDVKSHKDGDITYSSSSTNLYTLNENEINKQIASIIAENLNKK from the coding sequence ATGGAACAAACAAATAAAAATATACAAGCTAAGAAAAAAATAGGAATGTTTCTTGGAGCTATCGCTGTAATTGGAGCAGTTTATGGTGGATATTGGCTTTTACATGGAAGAAACTTTGTTGAAACTGATAATGCCTATATCAATAGTAATCAAAATATAGTTACTTCTCAAGTAAGTGGAGTTATTAAGGCTGTTTATGTAGAGGATACTCAAAATGTAAAAAAGGGAGATTTAATTGCTGAGATAGATGATACTGATTATAAAATCGCTCTTGATGAAGCTATAGCTTCTTTAGGAAAAACAGTTCGTGCTTACTCTAACCTTTCATCTAATGTAAAAGTTAACAGTGATAGTGTTGAAGTGAAAAGAAGTCAGTATAATAAAGCTAAAGTTGACTATGATATGGATTTAAAATCATATAAAGCTGGACTTATCAGTAAACAACAATATGAAACAAGTAAAAGTAATCTTGAAATTGCAAAGGCATCTCTTAACCAAAGTATAAAAGCATTAGAAGAAGCTAAGATACAAGCTGATAGTGTGAATATCTACTCACACCCTGATGTTCAACAAGGTATAGCAGGTTATAAAAATGCCTACCTTAACTATATGAAAACTAAAATCTATGCCCCAGAAAGTGGAGTTGTAGCTAAAAAAGCTTTCTATTTAGGACAACAAGTAGCTCCATCTCAACAACTTTTATCAATTATCAATCTTAATGATATCTGGGTAGATGCTAACTATAAAGAGACTCAATTAAAAAATATTAAAGTTGGAAACGAAGTAGAGATTCTTAGTGATATCAATGGTAAAAAATATAAAGGATATGTTCAAGGAATTTCAGGGGGATCTGGAAGTGCACTTTCACTTCTTCCAGCACAAAATGCCACTGGTAACTGGATTAAAGTTGTACAAAGAATTCCAGTTCGTATAACTCTAGATAAAAAATCTCTTGAAGAGAATGGTACTCTACCTATAGGTAGTTCTGTTATAGCAACTGTTGATGTAAAATCACATAAAGATGGAGATATAACTTACTCTTCTTCATCAACTAACCTTTATACTTTAAATGAAAATGAGATTAATAAACAAATAGCCTCTATTATAGCAGAAAATCTTAATAAGAAATAG